One Drosophila kikkawai strain 14028-0561.14 chromosome 3L, DkikHiC1v2, whole genome shotgun sequence genomic window carries:
- the mael gene encoding protein maelstrom — protein sequence MAPKKHSGFMMFVNEWRQNNSQGRNMTLAQAVTHCGDMWKNLTMQQRGPYNSSAKDADVQARATKERLNCCGQAISDVDKAQREMTDSVLQMKRTIERMVMDAKKSHDLENTKFVFCAFNYFTKALKSDVYMPAEFAACEYSLKEGIMSVYSTLIDPGHIIFGQASDAQQHASTTHGLPLPPKALGEKNMEKLYSQIVAYLTKCHGNKPLIVFTPTENMAVVKSCMRFLACESDKDALDGLNKIIVYDIQYLFLVLKKEVLSIAGLPDDKINIYVTDTIFLRDFFEFTPEIACQFHEVNDRAKYCTQSMVKRWCFIFSDYMCGDLAITVKPGKHIPPKTRPNYKVIPADGSSLSRESSFDSFYSLPGSRSTQGDKNRNASPTGSQRSTASAYVPTDHTVFASGLNEGTEFPSLGDRRPKGRRAPAGGAGQRELGAWNLPAPSRTLNEFSDDDFSVVGAGNRNRH from the exons ATGGCTCCGAAGAAGCACAGTGGTTTCATGATGTTCGTCAACGAGTGGCGCCAAAACAATTCTCAAGGCAGGAACATGACCTTGGCCCAGGCGGTAACACACTGCGGCGACATGTGGAAG AACCTGACTATGCAGCAGCGCGGCCCCTACAACTCGAGCGCGAAAGACGCCGATGTGCAGGCACGCGCCACTAAGGAGCGTCTCAACTGTTGCGGCCAGGCGATCTCGGATGTGGACAAGGCTCAGCGGGAAATGACCGACAGCGTCCTCCAGATGAAGCGCACTATCGAGCGTATGGTTATGGACGCAAAAAAATCGCATG attTGGAAAACACCAAGTTCGTTTTCTGCGCGTTTAACTATTTCACCAAGGCCTTGAAAAGCGACGTCTACATGCCGGCCGAGTTTGCCGCATGCGAGTACTCCCTCAAGGAGGGTATAATGTCAGTTTACAGCACTTTAATAGATCCGGGTCACATCATTTTCGGGCAGGCCAGTGACGCCCAGCAACATGCATCGACTACTCACGGCCTACCACTTCCTCCCAAGGCGTTGGGGGAAAAGAACATGGAGAAGCTATATAGCCAAATCGTTGCATATTTGACCAAGTGCCATGGCAATAAGCCGCTAATTGTGTTCACCCCCACGGAAAATATGGCAGTGGTCAAGTCGTGCATGAGATTCTTGGCTTGCGAAAGTGACAAGGATGCTCTGGACGGCTTGAACAAAATTATAGTGTATGACATCCAGTACTTGTTCTTAGTTCTGAAGAAGGAAGTGTTGAGCATAGCCGGGCTGCCAGATGACAAAATCAACATATATGTGACTGATACCATTTTCCTTAgggatttttttgaatttacaCCTGAAATAGCTTGCCAG TTTCACGAGGTAAACGACCGCGCCAAGTACTGCACCCAGAGCATGGTGAAGCGCTGGTGCTTCATCTTCAGCGATTATATGTGCGGGGATCTGGCCATCACCGTCAAGCCAGGGAAGCATATTCCGCCCAAGACTCGGCCCAACTACAAGGTCATTCCAGCAGACGGCTCGTCGCTCTCCCGAGAGTCGTCGTTTGACTCGTTCTACTCCCTTCCAGGCTCACGATCCACGCAGGGAGACAAAAACCGAAACGCCTCTCCCACCGGCAGTCAGCGTTCCACTGCATCAGCTTACGTACCCACGGACCACACCGTCTTTGCCAGCGGGTTAAATGAAGGAACTGAATTTCCAAGCCTCGGCGATCGTCGTCCTAAAGGGCGCCGTGCTCCAGCCGGTGGTGCTGGTCAGCGGGAGTTGGGTGCCTGGAATCTGCCAGCGCCCTCGCGCACACTCAACGAGTTCTCGGACGATGATTTTAGCGTAGTTGGCGCTGGCAATCGGAACCGTCACTAG
- the LOC108072658 gene encoding uncharacterized protein: MLSCCRAVAVTGRSLRWSSITSAKQHGTEQDSSHNILPAYSDDQRLKILEAINGSCIDQMLNFDITKARAAKLQNWKTRYGPMKELGEILHIEGFSLKVATKLFKSLLEQVDGVRSSEVVPGQEPKASRTAPFITPAMDDKRRLQIVSSIGVRIGVTSVSWARMEIGRQDSSCRLTNWQHHELNDKKMHLAELVQRCLYATHQIPQADCYVLESPQMAQVSNNPGSIDQQNVNIQKAQVSAIMSYALMSRMYPDDNKAKNVYYMRRFLTARLFNHLVGTERVTSEETILAMMRNDNYSEYKTSDTQAITLLNQVHFPADLRQLFSQLARHQRDFLGQAFLLNLAFIRLVLLRDPTSITSVSRHSKSPRAS; the protein is encoded by the exons ATGCTGTCTTGCTGTCGGGCAGTGGCGGTAACGGGCCGGTCCCTTAGATGGTCATCAATCACGAGTGCGAAGCAGCACGGCACTGAGCAGGACAGCAGCCACAACATCTTGCCGGCGTACTCCGATGATCAGCGCCTCAAGATTTTGGAAGCAATCAACGGGAGCTGCATTGATCAGATGCTTAA CTTCGACATAACGAAGGCAAGGGCCGCCAAACTGCAGAACTGGAAAACACGTTATGGTCCGATGAAGGAGCTTGGTGAAATCTTGCACATTGAGGGCTTCAGCCTGAAGGTTGCAACAAAACTATTCAAGAGCCTACTCGAACAGGTTGACGGAGTGCGCAGCAGTGAGGTAGTTCCCGGGCAGGAGCCAAAGGCGTCGCGCACCGCGCCCTTTATAACTCCGGCAATGGACGATAAGCGGCGCTTGCAGATCGTGTCCAGCATTGGTGTTCGCATCGGTGTGACCAGCGTGAGCTGGGCGCGAATGGAGATCGGGAGACAGGATTCCTCCTGCCGTCTCACCAATTGGCAACATCATGAGCTGAACGATAAGAAAATGCACCTGGCCGAGCTTGTCCAGCGCTGTCTATATGCCACGCACCAGATACCGCAGGCTGACTGTTACGTCCTAGAGAGCCCTCAAATGGCGCAGGTCAGCAACAACCCCGGCAGTATAGATCAGCAGAACGTAAATATTCAGAAGGCTCAGGTTTCTGCCATAATGAGCTATGCCCTCATGTCCCGCATGTACCCCGATGACAACAAAGCGAAAAACGTCTACTATATGCGCCGCTTTCTCACAGCCCGCCTCTTTAACCACCTGGTTGGAACGGAGCGCGTGACCTCTGAAGAAACCATATTGGCCATGATGCGAAACGACAACTACTCTGAGTATAAGACCTCCGACACCCAGGCGATAACCCTGCTCAACCAAGTTCACTTTCCTGCCGATCTTCGCCAATTATTCTCGCAGCTGGCGCGGCACCAACGAGATTTTCTGGGTCAAGCATTTCTGCTTAATCTAGCCTTTATTCGTTTGGTGCTCCTGAGAGACCCCACCAGCATAACCTCTGTGTCCCGCCACTCGAAGAGTCCCCGTGCAAGTTAA
- the LOC108072788 gene encoding uncharacterized protein isoform X3 has protein sequence MTTMDYECNSSHANYFANIYVNNNGSTQKPDPATTAVSAQLIQGNSSSGLLETDIMVGANGQATPAPDPCSACLPTSEPCLTLDDDECDSFLISSSSSRRNVRSRMRNSCWVRAHAFVTRNWYLSCLVPASVLGALIFVGWISRDYARQLLFWIETQDSWMTFAVFMALFTLVSFPVVVGYFVLLITAGYLFGCLRGWLTVILGANLGIAVAHVSIRSIRHRIPVQK, from the exons ATGACGACGATGGACTACGAGTGCAACAGCAGCCACGCCAACTATTTCGCCAACATTTATGtgaacaacaacggcagcacGCAGAAGCCAGACCCCGCCACCACAGCAGTCTCCGCTCAGCTGATCCAGGGAAACAGCTCCAGCGGACTGCTAGAGACTGACATTATGGTCGGAGCCAATGGCCAGGCCACGCCTGCCCCCGATCCCTGCTCTGCTTGCCTGCCCACGAGTGAGCCGTGCCTAACTTTGGACGACGATGAATGCGATTCTTTCCTCatcagcagctccagcagTCGAAGAAATGTCCGCAGCCGAATGCGAAACTCCTGCTGGGTACGCGCCCACGCCTTTGTGACCCGCAACTGGTACCTCAGTTGCCTGGTTCCCGCGTCCGTTCTTGGCGCCCTGATTTTTGTGGGCTGGATTTCGCGCGACTACGCCCGCCAACTGCTCTTTTGGATAGAGACGCAGGACTCCTGGATGACCTTTGCCGTTTTCATGGCTCTCTTCACATTGGTCAGCTTCCCGGTGGTTGTCGGCTACTTTGTGCTGCTCATTACCGCTGGCTACCTGTTCGGCTGTCTGCGCGGGTGGCTCACAGTGATTCTAGGCGCCAATCTGGGCATAGCGGTCGCCCACGTCTCGATTCGGAGCATTCGTCACCGCATCCCTGTGCAAAA ATAA
- the LOC108072788 gene encoding transmembrane protein 64 isoform X1 produces the protein MTTMDYECNSSHANYFANIYVNNNGSTQKPDPATTAVSAQLIQGNSSSGLLETDIMVGANGQATPAPDPCSACLPTSEPCLTLDDDECDSFLISSSSSRRNVRSRMRNSCWVRAHAFVTRNWYLSCLVPASVLGALIFVGWISRDYARQLLFWIETQDSWMTFAVFMALFTLVSFPVVVGYFVLLITAGYLFGCLRGWLTVILGANLGIAVAHVSIRSIRHRIPVQKLIKNKTGLAILRVISGPKAFKVVLFTRLTPIPFGLQNLIFGISSVGTKDYHVATMLGLLPAQTINVYLGSTLRSMHEVLNDNETKLTGYISFVLEVICGVVLMFWVVQKARKELSETLISVDYNSDGKHTDIEV, from the exons ATGACGACGATGGACTACGAGTGCAACAGCAGCCACGCCAACTATTTCGCCAACATTTATGtgaacaacaacggcagcacGCAGAAGCCAGACCCCGCCACCACAGCAGTCTCCGCTCAGCTGATCCAGGGAAACAGCTCCAGCGGACTGCTAGAGACTGACATTATGGTCGGAGCCAATGGCCAGGCCACGCCTGCCCCCGATCCCTGCTCTGCTTGCCTGCCCACGAGTGAGCCGTGCCTAACTTTGGACGACGATGAATGCGATTCTTTCCTCatcagcagctccagcagTCGAAGAAATGTCCGCAGCCGAATGCGAAACTCCTGCTGGGTACGCGCCCACGCCTTTGTGACCCGCAACTGGTACCTCAGTTGCCTGGTTCCCGCGTCCGTTCTTGGCGCCCTGATTTTTGTGGGCTGGATTTCGCGCGACTACGCCCGCCAACTGCTCTTTTGGATAGAGACGCAGGACTCCTGGATGACCTTTGCCGTTTTCATGGCTCTCTTCACATTGGTCAGCTTCCCGGTGGTTGTCGGCTACTTTGTGCTGCTCATTACCGCTGGCTACCTGTTCGGCTGTCTGCGCGGGTGGCTCACAGTGATTCTAGGCGCCAATCTGGGCATAGCGGTCGCCCACGTCTCGATTCGGAGCATTCGTCACCGCATCCCTGTGCAAAA GCTGATTAAAAATAAGACTGGACTGGCCATACTTCGCGTGATTTCTGGCCCGAAGGCCTTTAAGGTAGTGCTCTTCACACGACTTACACCCATTCCCTTCGGACTGCAGAACCTGATTTTCGGA ATAAGCTCCGTCGGCACAAAAGACTACCACGTGGCTACAATGCTTGGCTTGCTGCCAGCACAGACTATTAACGTGTACCTAGGCTCCACGCTGAGGTCTATGCACGAGGTACTCAACGACAACGAGACCAAGCTAACCGGCTACATCAGCTTTGTTTTGGAG GTCATTTGCGGCGTGGTTCTGATGTTTTGGGTGGTGCAAAAGGCGCGAAAGGAGCTATCCGAAACGCTTATATCCGTGGACTACAACAGTGACGGGAAGCACACCGACATAGAAGTCTAG
- the LOC108072788 gene encoding transmembrane protein 64 isoform X2 — protein MRFFPHQQLQQSKKCPQPNAKLLLGTRPRLCDPQLVPQLPGSRVRSWRPDFCGLDFARLRPPTALLDRDAGLLDDLCRFHGSLHIGQLPGGCRLLCAAHYRWLPVRLSARVAHSDSRRQSGHSGRPRLDSEHSSPHPCAKISSVGTKDYHVATMLGLLPAQTINVYLGSTLRSMHEVLNDNETKLTGYISFVLEVICGVVLMFWVVQKARKELSETLISVDYNSDGKHTDIEV, from the exons ATGCGATTCTTTCCTCatcagcagctccagcagTCGAAGAAATGTCCGCAGCCGAATGCGAAACTCCTGCTGGGTACGCGCCCACGCCTTTGTGACCCGCAACTGGTACCTCAGTTGCCTGGTTCCCGCGTCCGTTCTTGGCGCCCTGATTTTTGTGGGCTGGATTTCGCGCGACTACGCCCGCCAACTGCTCTTTTGGATAGAGACGCAGGACTCCTGGATGACCTTTGCCGTTTTCATGGCTCTCTTCACATTGGTCAGCTTCCCGGTGGTTGTCGGCTACTTTGTGCTGCTCATTACCGCTGGCTACCTGTTCGGCTGTCTGCGCGGGTGGCTCACAGTGATTCTAGGCGCCAATCTGGGCATAGCGGTCGCCCACGTCTCGATTCGGAGCATTCGTCACCGCATCCCTGTGCAAAA ATAAGCTCCGTCGGCACAAAAGACTACCACGTGGCTACAATGCTTGGCTTGCTGCCAGCACAGACTATTAACGTGTACCTAGGCTCCACGCTGAGGTCTATGCACGAGGTACTCAACGACAACGAGACCAAGCTAACCGGCTACATCAGCTTTGTTTTGGAG GTCATTTGCGGCGTGGTTCTGATGTTTTGGGTGGTGCAAAAGGCGCGAAAGGAGCTATCCGAAACGCTTATATCCGTGGACTACAACAGTGACGGGAAGCACACCGACATAGAAGTCTAG
- the LOC108072770 gene encoding xaa-Pro aminopeptidase 3 → MLRLTRNLKCLGFSAGVRCRCTALAEAQRSDVHLVLPTVLSSEFAKEIAPLSVPVLIDKYSHHAPGGQFATVAEYLHSDPKPSEALVPGEIDLHRAMTLDGFNAYMQAKAAFYEPRRKVLNFAHVLVVAGADFLRGCPFRQRSEFLYLCDCLRPGSALLLHRSRKQKTGALLFLTEKVDPELARVFSRMHHVDEVLPLDMLKKSLSWILKDQSPELWHTLEQSSEVSRMVSEVSEEANTPLSNPRYILQYTRTFKTDRELSVLRRANGIAAESMAEVIAYNLSHPHKCDPRGMAALFDFNCRRRHAHPDHPFSAKVACGSDGTGLWHMDAGCQYGGYHGGLVRSWPGSGRFTPPQKMLYSALLDIRRDLCALIEAAGDGGAVSTPQELHAAYLILLAGHLRELRILSNTKRSPAETVEAARKYNCTPVVVSHVGIEPQDTSGKLLGYPLAPRNVLSLRLSISIPDDCCEAYPEFRGILCQLGDTLYIRDDYTVEVLTAICPSKHHPAAGSVPASARWLDYPQKRETARTEGPNEICGNASHFHNV, encoded by the coding sequence ATGCTACGTTTAACAAGAAATTTAAAGTGTTTAGGCTTCAGTGCGGGAGTGCGCTGTAGATGTACCGCACTGGCAGAGGCTCAGCGTAGTGATGTCCATTTGGTGTTACCCACGGTCCTATCCTCCGAGTTTGCCAAGGAAATTGCTCCTCTTTCAGTACCCGTCCTGATCGATAAGTACTCCCACCATGCCCCTGGCGGCCAGTTTGCCACCGTAGCGGAGTACCTGCACAGCGATCCAAAACCCAGCGAAGCTCTGGTGCCGGGCGAGATCGATCTTCATCGGGCGATGACCCTGGACGGCTTCAACGCCTATATGCAGGCAAAGGCTGCATTCTATGAGCCGCGACGCAAGGTCCTCAATTTCGCCCACGTTCTCGTAGTGGCCGGGGCAGACTTCCTTCGTGGTTGCCCGTTTCGGCAGCGATCTGAATTTCTCTACCTCTGCGACTGCTTGAGGCCAGGATCGGCACTGTTGCTGCACCGCAGCCGGAAGCAAAAAACTGGAGCCCTGCTCTTCCTAACGGAGAAAGTAGACCCGGAGCTGGCCAGAGTTTTCAGCCGCATGCACCATGTGGACGAGGTTCTGCCCCTCGACATGCTGAAGAAGAGCTTGTCCTGGATACTTAAGGACCAGTCCCCCGAGCTGTGGCACACCTTGGAGCAATCAAGTGAAGTCAGCCGAATGGTGAGCGAGGTATCCGAGGAGGCCAACACCCCTCTGTCCAACCCTCGCTACATTCTACAGTATACCCGAACCTTTAAAACGGACCGAGAGCTGAGTGTCCTGCGTCGGGCCAATGGTATTGCCGCCGAGTCAATGGCGGAAGTGATCGCCTACAACTTATCACATCCACACAAGTGTGATCCTCGGGGAATGGCTGCACTGTTCGACTTTAACTGCCGGCGGCGACATGCTCACCCGGACCACCCCTTCTCAGCCAAGGTGGCATGTGGCTCAGATGGCACTGGTCTGTGGCATATGGATGCTGGTTGCCAATACGGGGGCTACCATGGTGGTCTGGTCAGGAGCTGGCCAGGCTCAGGCCGCTTCACACCACctcaaaaaatgttgtataGCGCACTCTTAGATATTCGACGCGATCTCTGCGCACTGATCGAGGCTGCCGGAGACGGCGGTGCCGTGAGCACGCCACAGGAGCTGCACGCTGCCTACCTGATCCTCCTAGCCGGGCACCTAAGGGAGCTGAGGATATTGTCCAACACCAAAAGGAGTCCAGCCGAAACCGTTGAGGCGGCGCGCAAGTACAATTGTACACCGGTTGTCGTCTCTCACGTGGGCATCGAGCCGCAGGACACCAGTGGAAAGCTACTTGGTTATCCCCTTGCACCCCGAAACGTTTTATCGCTTCGGCTATCCATTTCCATACCAGACGACTGCTGTGAGGCCTACCCAGAGTTTAGAGGCATACTCTGCCAGCTGGGCGACACCCTATATATCCGGGATGACTACACTGTAGAAGTACTCACCGCCATTTGCCCCAGCAAGCACCACCCAGCTGCAGGCAGTGTGCCTGCGTCTGCCCGGTGGCTCGACTACCCACAGAAAAGAGAAACCGCAAGGACAGAGGGGCCTAACGAAATCTGCGGTAATGCAAGCCATTTTCACAACGTGTAA